The following coding sequences lie in one Hordeum vulgare subsp. vulgare unplaced genomic scaffold, MorexV3_pseudomolecules_assembly, whole genome shotgun sequence genomic window:
- the LOC123416990 gene encoding putative cytochrome c biosynthesis ccmC-like mitochondrial protein: MSVSLLQPYFFMSKTKSYAQILIGSRLFLTAMAIHLSLRVAPPDLQQGGNSRISYVHVPAARMSIVIYIATAINSSLFPLTKHPLFLRSSGTGTEIGAFSTLFTLVTGGFRGRPMWGTFRVWDARLTSVFILFLIYLGALRFQKLPVEPAPISIRAGPIDIPIIKSPVNWWNTSHQPGSISRSGTSIHVPMPIPILSNFANFPFSTRILFVLETRLPIPSFPESPLTEEIEAREGIPLKT; encoded by the coding sequence ATGTCAGTTTCGTTATTACAACCTTATTTTTTTATGTCAAAGACAAAAAGCTACGCGCAAATTCTCATTGGATCTCGGTTGTTCTTAACAGCGATGGCTATTCATTTAAGTCTTCGGGTAGCACCACCAGATCTTCAACAAGGTGGAAATTCTCGTATTTCGTATGTACATGTTCCTGCGGCTCGGATGAGTATAGTTATTTATATCGCGACAGCTATAAACAGTTCCTTGTTCCCATTAACAAAACATCCCCTTTTTCTTCGCTCTTCCGGAACCGGTACAGAAATTGGTGCTTTTTCTACTTTGTTTACGTTAGTGACTGGGGGGTTTCGGGGAAGGCCTATGTGGGGTACCTTTCGGGTGTGGGATGCTCGTTTAACTTCTGTATTCATCTTGTTCCTTATTTACCTGGGTGCACTGCGTTTTCAAAAGCTTCCTGTCGAACCGGCTCCTATTTCAATCCGTGCTGGACCGATCGATATACCAATAATAAAGTCTCCAGTCAACTGGTGGAATACATCGCATCAACCTGGGAGCATTAGCCGATCTGGTACATCAATACATGTTCCTATGCCCATTCCAATCTTGTCTAACTTTGCTAACTTCCCCTTCTCTACCCGTATCTTGTTCGTTCTGGAAACACGTCTTCCTATTCCATCTTTTCCCGAATCTCCCTTAACGGAAGAAATAGAAGCTCGAGAAGGAATACCACTAAAAACCTAG
- the LOC123416988 gene encoding NADH-ubiquinone oxidoreductase chain 6-like — protein MRLLAPAFKFHFKGGRRTMILSVLSSPALVSGLMVVRAKNPVHSVLFPILVFCDTSGLLILLGLDFSAMISPVVHIGAIAVSFLFVVMMFNIQIAEIHEEVLRYLPVSGIIGLIFWWEMFFILDNETIPLLPTHRNTTSLRYTVYAGKVRSWTNLETLGNLLYTYYSVWFLVSSLILLVAMIGAIVLTMHKTTEVKRQDVFRRNALDSRRNIMRSMTIPNGSRRCFSSGAGGPPENYKETFKRWILCSEYRDFPGLKSNIDKLIAFLSPSEILFMVHTFPRDFPLLEILEPRDIREIIAHSHKQWKPPKKGG, from the coding sequence ATGCGTCTTCTTGCTCCAGCATTCAAGTTCCATTTCAAGGGAGGACGACGTACCATGATACTTTCTGTTTTGTCGAGCCCTGCTTTGGTCTCTGGTTTGATGGTTGTACGTGCTAAAAATCCGGTACATTCCGTTTTGTTTCCCATCCTAGTCTTTTGCGACACTTCTGGTTTACTTATTTTGTTAGGTCTCGACTTCTCCGCTATGATCTCCCCAGTAGTTCATATAGGAGCTATTGCCGTTTCATTCCTATTCGTGGTTATGATGTTCAATATTCAAATAGCGGAGATTCACGAAGAAGTATTGCGCTATTTACCAGTGAGTGGTATTATTGGACTGATCTTTTGGTGGGAAATGTTCTTCATTTTAGATAATGAAACCATTCCATTACTACCAACCCACAGAAATACGACCTCTCTGAGATATACGGTTTATGCCGGAAAGGTACGAAGTTGGACTAATTTGGAAACATTGGGCAATTTGCTTTATACCTACTATTCCGTCTGGTTTTTGGTTTCTAGTCTGATTTTATTAGTTGCTATGATTGGGGCTATAGTACTTACTATGCATAAGACTACAGAGGTGAAAAGACAGGATGTATTCCGACGAAATGCCTTGGATTCTAGGAGGAATATAATGAGGAGCATGACAATTCCAAACGGAAGCAGAAGGTGCTTTTCGTCCGGAGCGGGGGGACCGCCTGAGAATTACAAAGAAACCTTTAAAAGGTGGATTTTGTGCTCAGAATATAGGGATTTCCCTGGCTTAAAAAGCAATATAGACAAACTTATTGCATTCCTTTCACCTTCCGAGATCCTATTCATGGTGCACACCTTTCCCCGGGACTTTCCTCTGCTCGAGATCTTGGAACCACGGGATATCCGCGAAATAATCGCTCACTCGCACAAGCAGTGGAAGCCACCCAAAAAGGGGGGCTAG
- the LOC123416994 gene encoding uncharacterized tatC-like protein ymf16, with protein sequence MPQIHFSFELLIFLNFAPETFLGEVRIRSVRILIGLGLTWFTRYWFPEESISPLAKPFITLPLDSYFVCTQSTEAPPTYVATSSIACSYFVFPLISHQIWCFSIPSCYGEQRQKYNRILHLSGSRFSLFLLLTPPRVVPNVWHFPYFVGATSTNSLMIKLQPKIYDYIMLTVRILFIPSVCSQVPVIVICLPEPRGLSVETFTSNRRFLMVFPLFTAALSTPPDIWCQTVAPFLIYSIIEFAIFVALIVQVREEGWTSRMRESGSIEKKEE encoded by the coding sequence ATGCCTCAAATTCATTTTTCCTTTGAATtactcatttttttgaatttcgcACCGGAAACTTTTCTAGGAGAAGTTCGAATCCGTTCCGTTCGGATATTGATCGGTCTTGGTTTGACATGGTTTACGCGTTACTGGTTCCCGGAAGAGTCAATTTCTCCATTAGCTAAACCCTTTATTACCCTACCTTTGGACTCGTATTTTGTTTGTACACAATCAACGGAGGCCCCCCCGACATATGTTGCAACGTCTTCAATAGCATGCTCTTACTTCGTCTTTCCCTTAATAAGTCATCAAATTTGGTGCTTTTCGATCCCCAGTTGCTATGGGGAACAAAGGCAGAAATACAATAGAATCCTCCATTTAAGTGGTTCTCGCTTCTCCTTGTTCCTGCTCCTAACTCCTCCCCGGGTAGTTCCCAATGTTTGGCACTTTCCATACTTCGTGGGTGCAACATCAACAAATTCGCTCATGATCAAGTTACAACCTAAGATCTATGACTATATTATGTTAACTGTTCGTATTTTGTTCATTCCATCGGTATGCTCCCAGGTACCTGTAATTGTGATCTGTTTGCCAGAACCAAGGGGTCTTTCTGTGGAAACCTTCACGAGCAATCGTCGTTTTTTGATGGTTTTTCCGCTTTTCACAGCTGCTCTTTCCACACCCCCGGATATCTGGTGCCAAACCGTCGCCCCTTTCCTTATATATTCGATAATCGAGTTTGCTATCTTTGTGGCATTGATTGTACAAGTTCGTGAAGAGGGCTGGACGAGTAGAATGAGGGAAAGCGGCTCGATCGAGAAAAAAGAGGAGTAG
- the LOC123416997 gene encoding ATP synthase subunit 9, mitochondrial, which translates to MEVQAQVLRIINKKSKKEQRRKNVTRKVFSRLEMLEGAKSIGAGAATIALAGAAVGIGNVLSSLIHSVARNPSLAKQSFGYAILGFALTEAIALFAPMMAFLISFVFRSHKKS; encoded by the coding sequence ATGGAGGTGCAGGCCCAAGTACTTCGAATCATCAACAAGAAATCCAAGAAAGAACAGCGAAGGAAAAACGTGACAAGAAAAGTGTTTTCTCGACTCGAGATGTTAGAAGGTGCTAAATCAATAGGTGCCGGAGCTGCTACAATTGCTTTAGCCGGAGCTGCTGTCGGTATTGGAAACGTCCTCAGTTCTTTGATTCATTCCGTGGCGCGAAATCCATCATTGGCTAAACAATCATTTGGTTATGCCATTTTGGGCTTTGCTCTCACCGAAGCTATTGCATTGTTTGCCCCAATGATGGCCTTTCTGATCTCATTCGTTTTCCGATCGCATAAAAAGTCATGA
- the LOC123416996 gene encoding NADH-ubiquinone oxidoreductase chain 1-like, translating to MAFVQRRKGPDVVGSFGLLQPLADGLKLILKEPISPSSANFSLFRMAPVATFMLSLVAWAVVPFDYGMVLSDPNIGLLYLFAISSLGVYGIIIAGWSSKTGGGRSVAYDIRTNWSKMGLCRRC from the coding sequence ATGGCTTTTGTGCAACGTCGAAAGGGTCCTGATGTAGTGGGATCGTTCGGATTGTTACAACCTCTAGCAGATGGTTTGAAATTGATTCTAAAAGAACCTATTTCACCAAGTAGTGCTAATTTCTCCCTTTTTAGAATGGCTCCAGTGGCTACATTTATGTTAAGTCTGGTCGCTTGGGCCGTTGTACCTTTTGATTATGGTATGGTATTGTCAGATCCGAACATAGGGCTACTTTATTTGTTTGCCATATCTTCGCTAGGTGTTTATGGAATAATTATAGCAGGTTGGTCTAGTAAGACGGGGGGCGGCCGTTCGGTCGCCTATGATATACGGACCAATTGGTCAAAAATGGGTTTGTGCCGCAGGTGTTGA
- the LOC123416993 gene encoding ATP synthase subunit alpha, mitochondrial — MEFSPRAAELTTLLESRMTNFYTNFQVDEIGRVVSVGDGIARVYGLNEIQAGEMVEFASGVKGIALNLENENVGIVVFGSDTAIKEGDLVKRTGSIVDVPAGKAMLGRVVDALGVPIDGKGALSDHERRRVEVKAPGIIERKSVHEPMQTGLKAVDSLVPIGRGQRELIIGDRQTGKTAIAIDTILNQKQMNSRGTNESETLYCVYVAIGQKRSTVAQLVQILSEANALEYSILVAATASDPAPLQFLAPYSGCAMGEYFRDNGMHALIIYDDLSKQAVAYRQMSLLLRRPPGREAFPGDVFYLHSRLLERAAKRSDQTGAGSSTALPVIETQAGDVSAYIPTNVISITDGQICLETELFYRGIRPAINVGLSVSRVGSAAQLKAMKQVCGSSKLELAQYREVAAFAQFGSDLDAATQALLNRGARLTEVPKQPQYEPLPIEKQIVVIYAAVNGFCDRMPLDRISQYEKAILSTINPELQKSFLEKGGLTNERKMEPDASLKESTLPYL; from the coding sequence ATGGAATTCTCACCCAGAGCTGCGGAACTCACGACTCTATTAGAAAGTAGAATGACCAACTTTTACACGAATTTTCAAGTGGATGAGATCGGTCGAGTGGTCTCAGTTGGAGATGGGATTGCACGTGTTTATGGATTGAACGAGATTCAAGCAGGAGAAATGGTGGAATTTGCCAGCGGTGTGAAAGGAATCGCCTTAAATCTTGAGAATGAGAATGTAGGTATTGTTGTCTTTGGTAGTGATACCGCTATTAAAGAAGGAGATCTTGTCAAGCGCACTGGATCTATTGTGGATGTTCCTGCGGGAAAGGCCATGTTAGGCCGTGTGGTCGACGCCTTGGGAGTACCTATTGATGGAAAAGGGGCTCTAAGCGATCACGAACGAAGACGTGTCGAAGTGAAAGCCCCAGGGATTATTGAACGTAAATCTGTGCACGAACCCATGCAAACAGGCTTAAAAGCAGTGGATAGCCTGGTTCCTATAGGCCGTGGTCAACGAGAACTTATAATCGGGGACAGACAAACTGGAAAAACTGCAATAGCTATCGATACTATATTAAACCAAAAGCAAATGAACTCAAGGGGCACAAATGAGAGTGAGACATTGTATTGTGTCTATGTTGCGATTGGACAAAAACGCTCGACTGTGGCACAATTAGTTCAAATTCTTTCAGAAGCGAATGCTTTGGAATATTCCATTCTTGTAGCAGCCACCGCTTCGGATCCTGCTCCTCTGCAATTTCTGGCCCCATATTCAGGGTGTGCCATGGGGGAATATTTCCGCGATAATGGAATGCACGCATTAATTATATATGATGATCTAAGTAAACAGGCGGTGGCATATCGACAAATGTCATTATTGTTACGCCGACCACCAGGCCGTGAGGCTTTCCCAGGGGATGTTTTCTATTTACATTCCCGTCTCTTAGAAAGAGCCGCTAAACGATCGGACCAGACAGGTGCAGGTAGCTCGACTGCGTTACCCGTGATTGAAACACAAGCTGGAGACGTATCGGCCTATATCCCCACCAATGTGATCTCCATTACAGATGGACAAATCTGTTTGGAAACAGAGCTCTTTTATCGCGGAATTAGACCAGCTATTAACGTTGGCTTATCCGTCAGTCGCGTCGGGTCTGCCGCTCAGTTGAAAGCTATGAAACAAGTCTGCGGTAGTTCAAAACTGGAATTGGCACAATATCGCGAAGTGGCCGCCTTCGCTCAATTTGGGTCAGACCTTGATGCTGCGACTCAGGCATTACTCAATAGAGGTGCAAGGCTTACAGAAGTGCCCAAACAACCACAATATGAACCACTTCCAATTGAAAAACAAATTGTTGTGATTTATGCTGCTGTCAACGGCTTCTGTGATCGAATGCCACTAGACAGAATTTCTCAATATGAAAAAGCCATTCTAAGTACTATTAATCCAGAATTACAAAAATCCTTCTTAGAAAAAGGTGGCTTAACTAACGAAAGAAAGATGGAACCAGATGCTTCTTTAAAAGAAAGCACTTTGCCTTACCTGTGA